The window TAAGCTGTCGGAAGGTGCATGCTGTGACATGAGATGTGTCTCCAGGTGGTGCTGGCATGATGGGTCATATTGTATCATTTCACACTTTCAGCATGATTACCTGTGCATTGTGATATCCCCATAAAAGAGAGGGGTAGCTTGAATAGACGGGAAGGCTATATAGCAGCTGCATGTACAGTAGTCGGCTGCCACAGCTTGTTGTAGTGTATGTAGGTCAATGCCTTTGCAACGAAAAAGCTACATCAAAAGTATCCAGATAGACTAGGGAGTATTATAGATTCCACTGCAGTAGGAGCCTGAAGTGGTTTGATTATGCGTGTCTCCCTTATGTATAGTGCGCATATACTGTATTATGCTATTCATGCTTATTTTTAGGGCTGGAGCCACAGGACCGTGCTGGTTACCCACCTGTGGCCCCTAAACCATCAGCCGTGCGCATGGCCACGGGTGGAGCAGGTCCTGAAGAGGCAGGGCAGGGAAGCCCAGTGGTCATGAAGAAGATGGTGCCTGTCCAGAGCTCCAGACCGCAGCCTGCTGGTAAGGCCACTATGGTCCAGCAGGGTGAGACACAGCTGGGACCTCTGCGCACATCCTCATGAGGGGCCCCAATTATAAGCCAGATATTGAATCCCCAGtggtgtttttttgtatgtagTCTCAGATGATTGAATGTGGTTGTAGGTTCAGTGGCAGGAGATGGAGGTGCCTACTCTTCTGGTGTAGTTCCTCCAGAGCAGAGAGCGCCCTCCGCAGTACGAGAGGACAGGAGGCAGCCCGCTGCCTACAGTGCTCCTCTCGCTCGACAGCAACCTCCCCCAGCtgcggaggaggaggaagtcaACGACTATGACTCTGATGAAGCCAGTGAGTACACCATCTGTTGTCTCTTTTCATAGAGTAAAGTGGCTGATGTGTCTAGTTTCATTTCACCTCGTGTACAGTTTGACAGTAGTGATCATCTTCCTCTCATTTCAGGTAAATAGCACCAGATGgggtgtttttatatgtaaataaagcaaaacatATTGTTTTGCAGCATACAGTATTGGGTGTTGACGTCCTTAATTTGGCAGCATTACTGTTCCGTTCAGGGATTCTGACTCACTGCCGGTAATAATTCATATCTATAAATTGCCCAATAGTCTTAGCAATCAACAAGTATCATTCTGGCAGCATCTATCTATTGAGCGGTgtagaaaatgacaaatgataaGCACTATATGATATCGAAGCATGGAAATCAATATCCAAGAACAACAGCAGAGGAATATGTGAATCAGTAAATCAATAGTGATAAGCTGTGTAACtgtacaggtttttttttttttgtttgtttgttttttttttaaatatcccaTTTTAATGATGAGAATGGTGACACGCCATTCGTGTTCTGTGCCTGCAGCGTCAATCGGCCCTCATTCTCTCTCAGGGGGATTCGgtgttaatttattttattgaggTCCGGGAATATGGAGCTGTGCAAATAATTTAAGATGCAACAGGGCTAACAGGATATAGATTCCCCTTGTGTTTGATCCAATCCCCTGTGTTGAGAGTGAAAATGGCAGAAATAGTAGTGGTTTCATGTGTCTGTTCCCTGTAGATTTGCTGTGAGGGGTGAGAACAGTGAGTCCTGCGGTGCTGAATGTCTCAGTGGTTCAACtgattataactttaaatgttTCCGTTGGGCCTTTCAGTCTAAAAAGTAAATATACTGCATGTTCAGTAGAATTTGAAAGGTTATGGTTAAAGAAAGTAtgcttgttttttaatttgattttgaatGTGACATAGTCTGATAATCAGAATTTGAGGTCTGATCTCTACAGGTATGCGTTTTTATATATAGCCAATCAAATGCATAAATGTATCTGATCATTAAAAAGGTGGATAGAGCTAGTGTTGCTTATTTTTAGTCATGCTAGCTGTATGGCTCAAGGGATGGCAACAGCAATTCATGGTTaccagaagatgaatcctaaagaccatggtgatcccctgacttttcctctagtgccgctatgaggttgacatttgtggttcagaatGAAATATCTTGCCGACTATAagatggattgtcatgacatttagtacagacattcatgcacCCTCCCTCACAATGAATTGTGAATACCTTGGTGATCACCTTACTTTTCATTGAGCACCATAATAAGGTCAAATGATAAGCATgtcagcattgtcattgtgaccATGCAGCTCttagcatttagttcaaagcacaGTTGTGCAGTACAGCCTTACATTATGGCCAGCctggctgtagactctttaTCTTGTTGGAAGAGCATCTGTGCTTTTGGAGCAGTAAATTGGTGGTGAAACTCGGCCCAGGATAGCTCACagttataaaagaaaataagaaatgacATTGGATATTTTATCCCCCAACAGCTACATGGAAGGCAATGAAACTCCTCCAAAGAAAATCTGTGTGGGCAgcagtttcagtcttttttttcattttttttttcatcccgGACCTCATTTTCTGAATGTCTCCCTTTGAGActtgtgtgggttttttttttttcttttatatcttCCTGCTTTTAATGAGATTTTCTGCTatttaagtaaataagtaaataaaagcCTGTGAATATGCAGCACTAGTGTGGGTCAAGACTGATCTGTACACATTTTTTGGACCTCTCTTCACATCCTGTGGCAGTGCTTATTCTCACTCGAATTCACAACCTGAATGTTGCTAAATTACAAGAGAATCTTCCCTTGTATTGATACTCTTAATTATTCACGAGCAGActtgctgtctctctgttgtcTAATGAAATGACTGGTCTGGGTCTCTTTCAGCCACTCTGGGCTCTCTAGAGTTCAGTCTGCTCTATGAACAGGAAAGCAACAGTCTCCACTGTAGCATCCTCAAAGCAAAGGTACCACTATTCTCCTCATACTCTCACAAATAGGGACAATTACAATCAAGTGGCTTGTGTTAAAAAGCTCCTGAGTGCCACTTTAGCTTAATTGCTCTCTGCTGTTCGTGATATGATGGACGCGGTGCTCTTTTCATCCTCAGGGATTGAAGCCCATGGATTCAAATGGTCTGGCAGATCCTTATGTCAAGCTTCATCTGCTGCCAGGAGCTAGtaaggtaaacacacacctttCCTACATTAAGCATTTACTTCTTTTAAAAGATTTATGCCCTTAAAATTCTGCTAAGCAAAAAAAGAAGGGATAGTGATTTTGGACCCCTGTGGTTTGATTAGAGGCCTTTCTGCAAGCTCAAGCCTGACACCTTGTGGTTCAAACTGATAAAATCAGTTAATTGCCATAGGCATGATTTCTAGAAATGGATATTGAGACATTATGAATAAAGTAAAAGTCACAAGTATATTTCCattgtagtatttttacatgaacTGCAGTGGAGAATGGGGCAGGTTAGGGTtgccaaaacacattttgatagGAAGCATTACCATGTAGATTGTTGATGCTTCCTGTGATAAAATAGCACAAACCACAGATATAAGATTTTGTGTAGCGGTAACATGCCTCAAATATTTCCACTTCCTTGTCCTGATCTACCCTGCATTTAACAGTCTACAAAGTTGCGCACAAAGACCTTGAGAAACACCCGCAACCCCATGTGGAATGAGACACTCACCTACCACGGCCTGACAGATGAAGATATGCAGCGCAAGACCCTCAGGTGGATACTCCACCTCAAGCAGTCACACTTAAATCACACAGCCCTGTATGCAGGTTATAAAACCTAATCTGTCTTCTGTTGATTTCTacaggctgtctgtctgtgatgaAGACAAGTTCGGGCACAATGAGTTTATTGGGGAAACCCGAGTGGCGCTgaagaaactgaaactgaaccaGAAGAAAAACTTTAACGTGTGTCTCGAGAGAGTTGCCCCTGTGAGTAGAATCCAGTTACAGTCAAACAGTACTTTGTTCTCCTAGTCTGAATCTCTTTTTGACCTGCTGTAATCTCGTTCCCCCCCCACAGACGAAGAGAACCGCGACAGTCGGAGGAGCTCGAGGCATCGCCCTCTACGAAGATGAGGCAATGCTTTATTTCCAAGCATGTCTAAACGTGATAGATTTCTCCAGAAGTTCATACAAATCTTATCATAAATCCCCCCCTcctttcctctgctctgtgtttctaGACTGGGAAAGATGGCGGAGAGGTAGAGGAGCGCGGTCGCATCCTGATCTCCCTCATGTACAGCACCCAGCAGAACCGTCTGATCGTGGGCGTCGTGCGCTGCGTTCATCTGGCGGCCATGGATGCTAATGGCTACTCTGACCCTTATGTCAAAATGTAGGTGGAGCAGTATGAGATgtacatttatactgtaaatatgtgcATGCCAAAATGGCACAAATTGAATTCCATACATATGCAATTTACAGAGTCCTGAAACCTGACATGGGGAAGAAGGCCAAGTGCAAAACGCAGATCAAGAAGAGGACTTTGAACCCAGAGTTTAATGAGGTTTGTAAGAGAACTCATGGAGAAAAGCCATGATTAATAAAAATTAGATTATCCTGAAATGATTGATATTCAACTCAGGTACAAAACATGTTGGAGAATGGCTTTGGAATTAATGACTCAGTGTATGTCTTGATTGAAATTTCAGGAATTCGGCTACGACATCAAACACAGCGAACTGGCCAAGAAGACTTTAGATATCTCTGTGTGGGATTATGATATTGGGAAGTCCAATGACTACATTGGTAAAcatttgattgttgttttaatgaaatgagaaaaaaaaaattctcaccTGTTCCAAGACCTGGTTAACACCTTTCACACCTCCCCTCCTTTTTGACAGGTGGGTGTCAACTGGGGATTACTGCCAAAGGAGAAAGGCTGAAGCACTGGTATGAGTGTTTGAAGAACAAGGACAAGAAGATTGAGCGCTGGCACACCTTGATGAACGAGAATCATGTCGCTAGTGATTAACcacttgcccccccccccctcgatATAGCATGAGCTAAAACTCCCTACTTGGTTAGCATTCATCTTctaaagcacttttttttccattttattgtttttaaaatattctttcaCTACCAGACGATCAAACAGGCACTGCTTTCACGCCTCCTTTCCTCTGATGTAGTATATTCTTCTTTCCTGTCTTCTTATTAACAATTTCTCTGCCTGTGCTGATACTTAATCTGCCTCTGGGACAACTCATGGCATAAATGAATTAGCGATTTCATTAATCTAACCAGGACATCTGTTAATGAACAGCTGCACAGACCATCATGCCTGTCAGTGATGTTATACAGTGTGCTGAACCTGACGCATTCCTcgcaaaagaaaaatgaagttTGAAATTGCACTGGCGCAGAACAAGAAAAGCAATATGTTATGGCATCCGAGGTTGCAACCGTCATTCAAGCTCACAAAAGCCTCGATTGAGCTCATGCCTGAAATTCATTAGACTGTCAGGgtattattttttgatttctcGTGTGATTACGTCACGCTGTAGTGTAACACTTGAACTGTATACGCATGCCAAGCCACAGACATAAGAGTACATGCAGCTGCACCTTTCAAATATTCCAGCTGTGCCCACTGTCTTGAACATGTTGTATATTTCCATGAAGAAATGTTTACATACTGATATGTTGCTCAGGTTAGgatagaaataacagaaagcTGATAATAGGCCTACAAGATGATTCGTAAATAAGTGGAGCAGGAGCTAGATGACTCTTTCATCAGTTGCTgttaatttgtgatttaaaatTATAGCACACCTAGTTAAACATGGGGAGTTTTTATGTATGGTTATTTAAGCTGTGAAATTTTGAGTTTGTGGGAAGTATTAAGTGTGTGTGATTAGAGAAGCTGAAAAGTGAAcgcaatgtttattttttcagtttatttcttaGTTGTGATGAGAattggcaggaaaaaaaaggaatttccTCCTCACCTCTGCTCTTCTGAAGCTCGCGGTTCACTCTGACACCTCAGAGGTTTTCTATGGCAGTTTTTACACTGAACGCACACGGTCAGGTTTCTTACAGGTTTCCCTAACAAAATTTGCCTGCTGTACTTAACAGGGAGAGAAGGTGGAACAGGTTTTGTCATAAGTATGTGCAGCTTTACTTGCATGCACTGTGCTCGTGACTCTCGTGTGCCTGGGGCAGTCGTGGCCTGCTTTTACCTTAACATACCCTTTGCACAAAGCAGGGCCCCCCCTTTCCCCTTCTGCCACGCCCCAATCATTCAAGgctttagtgtgtgtttgttcactaATCACAGCAAACCAAGGAAAGCACACCTTAACAAGTGGAATGACCTCAATTTATAAAGCTGTTTGCAAGTTATtccaaaaacaaagacaaaaacaaaaaatcctaTGCATGAAATGTCTTGTGGTTCAAGATATATGTACTTTGTAAGAAATTAACGCTATTGTAATTCCATTAACGTTTACACTTCTTCCCCATAACATTCCTGTTAATACTTTATATACAAAAGGCCATATTCTGCATGACTATGGTGACTATGGTGTAATCTGAATAAACTGGTCTGATAGCATCCACAGGATATAGGCTGATAATCTGATATCAACTGAGCACATCAACAAGACTTTATCCAACTCTACAAGTAGCAGACATTGAGATAAAATTAATTTACTTTGAATGCCACtttctgtaaacacacattcaatTCTCTCCAGTGTCTTATTTTCTCTGCACAGCCACTCTGGCCCCATGTGGCAGTGATTCCAACACctatcagggtttttttttgttttgttttatttttattttctctttcttttttgttatattttagtGGAAGCAATTACGGGTTGCTCTTTATCTGAGGTGGGTAGTTAACGGGACACAGGCCTACATATGCCAAACCAACTGTTTAGTCTTCATCCTTGAAGTCTTCTCTTGTCTAAAATGGAAACATTGTGCTTGGAAACACTTCAGATAGAGTATGAATCTCGCCTTTGTGTTACttgtccatgtttgtttttgattggGGTCAAACACCCTCTGACTGTTGCAGTGGGAGTTTTATGCCCCTACAACTTCTGGGGGGGAGTAATGAGCCAATTACAGCCTGGTGCATTAGAATGACAGAATGACTTGCTTGGACAGGTGACGTAAAGGTGGAATTTGTGCCCTGTTGGACGTGTTTTCAGGcagaatttttctttttttcaaggaaCGCTTTATGATGGGAGGCATCTGGCACTGTCTCAGTCCCGCAGAGTCCCAAACTGGGCTAGTTCCTTAGCTTCTaagagatgagaagaaaaagagagtggagaaaaaaaagaagaaaaggagaagagaaaaaaagaggaatcaAACACCCATTAGTAGCATCATACATAAattatattcagtattttttttaaataacaggCTTCTGAGCAAAACCCATAGCTGTCTTCTACTTGATTCTGCCAGTTCAGTGGAATGTTTCCTGGTTTATCTGTATTTGTACATAGATAGTGCATGCACTGGAAATATGTATGTTTGCAAATAACTTTGCATGTAAAGATTTTGCAGAGAGTTTACACAGATCAATAAAATCTAATGGAAACTGAAAAGCCTGCTGTGATTAACGACTTATTGGGGTCAAGCAATGCCTTTGTGGAGATTTTCACATAAGATGAAGTCAAATGAAAGGGCAGCAGAATATACTGTAGAGTATTTGACCAGTGGATTAGACAATAGTGATTATATGAGCAAAAATAGTGACTGAAAAAAGTAAGATATGATGTAGAAAGTAGTATGAGTCCTTATGTAtctattaatgttattaatctGGTTAGTGCCACTATTGCACCAATCATCTTTATAAAATCGACATAAGGCTTATGACTAGCCTTTATGTTTTAATCCAAATATCTTTGAATAAACCATTGAGTCAAAGTATCTACATAGCACattggttctcaaagtggggtccaggaCCCCTTAAGGGTCCCTGAGAGGGTTCTAGGGGGTCCtcagaaaaaagggaaaaggggGAATAATTAATTTTTTCACTATACttccatccataagtaatacaatgacagaatgtatgactattttgttcatgagtttcatacactttctgtaataaaacatctaaaaccaAAAATCTCATCAGATTAGGAGAACTACTGCCTTAGTGTGCATTTCTGTCCTGTTATTCTTGCTGCTAACTCCTAAATGTTAGGACAACACTGCAGCTTTCGTCCTGGATGTCCTCTAGCTGGTCTATTAACCACATAGTCCCCTGAATGTCCAGGGGACGTCCCCTGTTCGCTGTGTAATCATCCCTGGGAATTGTGGGCCTTGATTATGGTGTTTAAAGCTGGTTTGTAACTTCCAGGTTCCTTGCAAATGACGTTCTTGTCTAGATGCAAATTTATATGCAAGTGTAAACCCTGTCTAATCagaccatacacacacacacacacacacaggaagagtGAGGAGTGTCATGTTACTGCCGAGCCTCCACATCTTCTGTCCAATAATAAAACCCTCTCAACTCAAAGCgagagacacacatgcagagacGCCTTTACACGCCGGTCGGTGCACAAAATACACTCTTGCTGCAGTTCTTCTCTAAACAGGACTATAGCCTAAACCGAATTTACACTGACATGCAACACAAATGTTTAGACCTACTTCAACTTGGTTTTGTCTTATCATTGCTCAGTAGGTCAGAAGCACAAGATGTGATCGGATCCGGTCACTCTTGTGTCAGATCAAATCCCGCAGAGGACGGACAAACGCGCATCACTTTTCTGCGAGAGGACACGGGCGGTGCGCGCTCCCTGTACGTCACCCTGTGGTCCGAAGATATGCGACTGGTAACATGCGAAGTAAATTTCAATCCACTCGTCACGGAAAGCTATAGTACCCTTTGTAACAGAAGCAGTCAAGAAATCACCCAGCGTTTTATTAATGTCAGCATGTTGCTGGCTCCGGATGCACCCTGCGCGCTGAATTCCAGTGCGCCAAAGATCACCAGGCGCACAAGAAGAGAtggaagggaggagagaaaaagtcgGAGAAAACGCGCCTGGACTTTCCCAGGGACACTGTGGTGCGGCACTGGAAGCAAAGCTGTGCGATACGAACAGTTAGGTGAGGATgatgaaatgttctttttgcacctttttttcattatgtgcATGTAGGAGGAGAGGTAAACCTCAGTGGTCAGATCAGAGGAGAGATAGGAGAAATGTGTAACTGATACAAATCTCACAGTTACACTTCTAAATTACATAGTGCTGAGATGTCAGGGGCTTCTGAAAGCATGTTAAATACAAACCTTCAGGGAATGTTAGGGGCCCTCTCTCCAGTAATTTGCTCCAGGACTCATCAGCTCTCACCTCACAAAAAGCAGCACTTTCTAGAATGTTATCAGGAAATACAATTATTATAGGTATACAATGTTTATCATACATTTACTATATAATATCATAAAGATCGAAGTCACTATGTACGCATACTACATGAATATCGCTGGTGTTTTATTGGAGATAAAACACCATAACTGATCCATTTTCAAAGAGTCataggaaatttaaaaaatgtaactatAAACTCTCTACAGATAAATAAGTCATTAGTGAGATGAAATATGATGTGAATAAATGTTTCCTCATATATCTGTGCACCTGTATGACAATAGTTTTTTATCAAATTGAACTGGGCTGAAGAGATGTCAGTTTAGGTTGATAATTTTGATGTAGAAAGTATGCCAGTGAActatagggctg is drawn from Thunnus albacares chromosome 2, fThuAlb1.1, whole genome shotgun sequence and contains these coding sequences:
- the LOC122993501 gene encoding rabphilin-3A-like isoform X2, whose product is MTDTVMSSSSDRWVSNDRQRTMHARGNWTMQPGPGSGPDLTDEEKEIINSVIARAEKMEAMEQERIGRLINRLDDMKKTVCGDGVSRCVLCGEQLGSPGVSSVVCEDCKKNMCTKCGTQCSSRPRAVWLCKICREQREVWKRSGAWFFKGFPKHFLPAPMPLSKPREDAAEPQGPPASEPRGSATQPQPPGLEPQDRAGYPPVAPKPSAVRMATGGAGPEEAGQGSPVVMKKMVPVQSSRPQPAGSVAGDGGAYSSGVVPPEQRAPSAVREDRRQPAAYSAPLARQQPPPAAEEEEVNDYDSDEATTLGSLEFSLLYEQESNSLHCSILKAKGLKPMDSNGLADPYVKLHLLPGASKSTKLRTKTLRNTRNPMWNETLTYHGLTDEDMQRKTLRLSVCDEDKFGHNEFIGETRVALKKLKLNQKKNFNVCLERVAPTKRTATVGGARGIALYEDETGKDGGEVEERGRILISLMYSTQQNRLIVGVVRCVHLAAMDANGYSDPYVKIVLKPDMGKKAKCKTQIKKRTLNPEFNEEFGYDIKHSELAKKTLDISVWDYDIGKSNDYIGGCQLGITAKGERLKHWYECLKNKDKKIERWHTLMNENHVASD
- the LOC122993501 gene encoding rabphilin-3A-like isoform X1, with translation MTDTVMSSSSDRWVSNDRQRTMHASDKEQGNWTMQPGPGSGPDLTDEEKEIINSVIARAEKMEAMEQERIGRLINRLDDMKKTVCGDGVSRCVLCGEQLGSPGVSSVVCEDCKKNMCTKCGTQCSSRPRAVWLCKICREQREVWKRSGAWFFKGFPKHFLPAPMPLSKPREDAAEPQGPPASEPRGSATQPQPPGLEPQDRAGYPPVAPKPSAVRMATGGAGPEEAGQGSPVVMKKMVPVQSSRPQPAGSVAGDGGAYSSGVVPPEQRAPSAVREDRRQPAAYSAPLARQQPPPAAEEEEVNDYDSDEATTLGSLEFSLLYEQESNSLHCSILKAKGLKPMDSNGLADPYVKLHLLPGASKSTKLRTKTLRNTRNPMWNETLTYHGLTDEDMQRKTLRLSVCDEDKFGHNEFIGETRVALKKLKLNQKKNFNVCLERVAPTKRTATVGGARGIALYEDETGKDGGEVEERGRILISLMYSTQQNRLIVGVVRCVHLAAMDANGYSDPYVKIVLKPDMGKKAKCKTQIKKRTLNPEFNEEFGYDIKHSELAKKTLDISVWDYDIGKSNDYIGGCQLGITAKGERLKHWYECLKNKDKKIERWHTLMNENHVASD